In Scatophagus argus isolate fScaArg1 chromosome 14, fScaArg1.pri, whole genome shotgun sequence, the following proteins share a genomic window:
- the unc119b gene encoding protein unc-119 homolog B, which produces MSYSCTSRGNSQDPSSAKKPAGNNPGRDTAGTDSGSSGSPKQTAAMKVKKGCNSTDVGVPVTTEEDLLASAVITPEDVLGLQKITENYLCTPDENIYNIDFTRFKIRDMETGTVLFEITKPPSTDKAGEKRDVDPNAGRFVRYQFTPAFLRLRQVGATVEFTVGDLPIENFRMIERHYFREKLLKSFDFEFGFCMPNSKNTCEHIYEFPPLSEDSIREMILHPYETQSDSFYFVDNKLVMHNKADYSYNGGT; this is translated from the exons ATGAGCTATTCTTGTACCAGCAGAGGCAACAGCCAGGACCCATCAAGCGCTAAGAAGCCTGCCGGTAATAATCCCGGCAGAGACACCGCAGGCACGGACAGCGGCAGTAGCGGCAGCCCGAAGCAAACGGCGGCGATGAAAGTGAAGAAAGGCTGCAACTCGACCGACGTGGGGGTCCCGGTGACCACGGAGGAGGACCTGCTCGCCAGCGCGGTCATCACTCCGGAGGATGTGCTGGGCTTGCAGAAGATCACAGAGA attATCTGTGCACCCCAGACGAGAACATTTACAACATTGACTTCACCAGGTTCAAGATCAGAGACATGGAGACCGGCACAGTGTTGTTTGAAATCACCAAACCTCCATCTACAG ACAAAGCAGGGGAGAAAAGGGATGTCGACCCAAACGCCGGCCGATTCGTCCGTTACCAGTTCACCCCCGCTTTTCTCAGACTGCGGCAAGTTGGAGCCAC TGTTGAGTTCACGGTTGGAGACCTGCCGATAGAAAACTTCAGGATGATCGAGAGACATTATTTCAGGGAGAAGCTGCTGAAGAGTTTTGACTTTGAGTTCGGCTTCTGCATGCCCAACAGCAAGAACACGTGTGAACATATCTACGAATTCCCACCTCTGTCTGAGGACAGCA TCAGAGAGATGATCCTGCACCCGTATGAGACGCAGTCCGACAGCTTCTACTTTGTGGACAATAAGCTGGTGATGCACAACAAGGCGGACTACTCGTACAACGGCGGGACATAG
- the slc13a2 gene encoding solute carrier family 13 member 2, with protein sequence MSRFSAIARSVCKWLWYHRNYIIIVVTPLALLPLPLIYPTSEAKCGYAIIIMALYWCTECIPLAVTALMPVILFPMMGIMKAEKVSIEYLKDTNMLFIGGLFVAIAVEYWNLHKRIALRVLLLVGVRPSLLLMGFMIVSSFLSMWISNTATTAMMLPIASAVLQQLKATEIQAEMRDSQNAAQDNHAFELEIKHTKQEMTIEKQQDVDKEYKQEGNTDSLPESRKNAMEEKYDLLTKGLSLSVCYSASIGGTATLTGTTPNLILKGQVDQLFPGNGGVINFASWFGFAFPNMLIMLVLTWFWLQFMFLGFNLKQSFGCGVKTSKDKDAYRVMREEYRKLGKMKFAEVAVLVIFILLVLLWFTREPGFIDGWATVLFNKEGTFVSDGTVAIFVSMLFFVIPSRLPSFRSYGYDESGKKVKAPKTLLNWKTVHERMPWNIVLLLGGGYALATGSEVSGLSKWLGDILAPLQKIPPFAISLLLSLLVATFTECSSNTATTTLFLPILASMATTIKIHPLYVMLPCTIAASLAFMLPVATPPNAIAFSFGKLKVIDMVKTGFILNIIGILSVNLGINTWGYAMFDMGTFPLWANATNVQP encoded by the exons gAAGCAAAATGTGGTTATGCTATCATCATCATGGCTCTGTACTGGTGTACAGAGTGCATACCTCTGGCTGTGACCGCACTTATGCCAGTCATCCTCTTCCCTATGATGGGCATCATGAAGGCAGAAAAG GTCAGTATTGAGTATCTGAAAGACACCAACATGCTGTTCATTGGTGGACTGTTTGTGGCCATCGCCGTGGAGTACTGGAACCTTCACAAACGCATCGCTCTCCGAGTACTGCTGCTGGTTGGTGTCCGTCCTTCGCT GTTACTGATGGGATTCATGATTGTCTCGTCCTTCCTGTCCATGTGGATCAGCAACACGGCCACCACAGCCATGATGCTGCCCATTGCCAGTGccgtcctgcagcagctgaaagcCACAGAGATCCAAGCCGAGATGCGAGATTCCCAGAATGCAGCCCAGGACAACCATGCATTTGAGCTTGAGATCAAACACactaaacaggaaatgacaatcGAGAAACAGCAAGACGTGGACAAAGAGT ATAAACAAGAGGGGAATACAGATTCACTGCCAGAGTCCAGGAAAAATGCAATGGAGGAAAAGTATGACCTCCTGACCAAAGGActgagtctgagtgtgtgttactCTGCCAGCATTGGCGGCACGGCCACGCTCACCGGCACAACCCCTAACCTCATCCTTAAGGGCCAAGTTGACCA GCTCTTCCCTGGAAATGGTGGTGTGATCAACTTTGCCAGCTGGTTCGGCTTTGCTTTTCCCAACATGTTGATCATGCTCGTATTGACTTGGTTCTGGCTTCAGTTTATGTTCCTGGGCTTCAA TTTGAAGCAGTCATTTGGCTGTGGCGTGAAAACCAGCAAAGATAAGGACGCGTACAGAGTGATGAGGGAGGAGTACAGGAAGTTGGGGAAGATGAAGTTTGCAGAGGTGGCGGTGCTCGTCATCTTCATTCTGCTGGTGCTCCTGTGGTTCACCAGGGAGCCAGGCTTCATAGACGGCTGGGCAACAGTCCTCTTTAATAAGGAAGGAAC GTTTGTGTCTGATGGAACCGTTGCCATATTTGTGTCAATGCTCTTCTTTGTCATCCCCTCCCGGCTGCCCTCATTTAGAAGCTACGGTTATGATGAATCAG GTAAGAAAGTGAAAGCTCCCAAAACTCTGCTGAACTGGAAGACTGTTCACGAGCGAATGCCCTGGAACATCGTCCTTCTGCTGGGGGGAGGCTACGCTCTGGCTACCGGCAGTGAG GTGTCGGGTCTATCCAAGTGGTTGGGAGACATTCTCGCACCTCTGCAGAAAATTCCCCCTTTTGCCATCTCATTGCTGCTGAGCCTGCTGGTGGCGACATTCACTGAGTGCTCCAGCAACACAGCCACCACCACCCTGTTCCTGCCCATACTGGCCTCGATG GCCACAACTATTAAGATACACCCACTGTATGTGATGCTGCCCTGCACCATCGCTGCCTCTCTGGCCTTCATGCTGCCTGTGGCCACACCACCCAATGCCATCGCCTTTTCATTTGGAAAGCTCAAAGTCATCGACATG GTGAAAACTGGCTTCATCCTGAACATCATTGGGATTTTGAGCGTTAACTTAGGCATCAACACCTGGGGATACGCCATGTTTGACATGGGTACCTTCCCCCTGTGGGCCAACGCTACAAATGTCCAACCTTGA